From the genome of Bacteroidota bacterium, one region includes:
- a CDS encoding EVE domain-containing protein produces MLFPFKYDRSKNAINRLWTFFIASTNDSITDEMFSDILTIKGTGKTKITEVLFYVNPDKYFPINSPTKPLLKEKFGIDPKFNSYSDYMEILNKVKQQSDKSFYQLSYESWSLISNYWIFQGNPKIYDIVGALQEDMISTWSVKSHKEKIKLGDKIILWVTGENPGCYALAEVTSDVYHGIDDENQMRFYTDKSKNNKSDRVRIKVTNNFTENPITKDQIDLIPKLSKLKVGSQGTNFSSTKEEYEEVLKLSDETNVTFSSTCERFSKSQLDHYFVFLQEIINHFSLESDDQRIVFTCRKYSLNFTVGQRYCWNIFFTEHGVKYGVISKDKFDDTSSTFDGRKPVPFYTRVENTGFTKKEKETILIAVAAELNRTKKSSFRKHNNLEFENEAFKKLQNKQSEMNIPLNLILYGAPGTGKTYKLKNEFFELFTDQQGTQTRAEFNIEITKNLAWWEVISIVLLDVKKAKVIEIFNHPLLQAKNSISENKTPKNTIWSWLQRHTKDECSYVKFTKRDSPQFLWKDEKGIWTIDEEIVKSDTPDFYDILKEYHEFKPVTKTIKRYHFITFHQSYSYEDFIEGIKPNVFDNEANPEQGKTVIYEIKDGIFKQLVKKALNDPGNNYALFIDEINRGNIANIFGELITLIEQDKRVGADNYIPAQLPYSGEEFGVPQNLFIIGTMNTADRSVEALDTALRRRFSFMEINPEPEKLAQTEFLCKDIDLSKLLTAINSRIEKLLDKDYCIGHSYFMTIKDRQNPLSELKDVFQNKILPLLQEYFYGDWGKIMLVLGEKFVLKASDVIEFKATDKYENFDEYNERPSYRFTSSSDWTIDTFKSIYE; encoded by the coding sequence ACTTTTAAAAGAAAAATTTGGGATTGATCCCAAATTCAATTCTTATTCTGATTATATGGAAATACTTAATAAGGTTAAACAACAATCAGACAAGTCGTTTTATCAACTATCATATGAATCCTGGAGTTTAATAAGTAATTATTGGATATTTCAAGGCAATCCCAAAATTTACGATATTGTTGGTGCTTTACAAGAGGATATGATTAGTACTTGGTCGGTAAAATCGCATAAGGAAAAAATAAAGTTAGGCGACAAAATCATTCTGTGGGTAACGGGTGAAAATCCTGGTTGTTATGCATTAGCTGAAGTAACATCCGATGTTTATCATGGAATTGATGATGAAAATCAAATGAGATTCTACACGGATAAAAGTAAAAATAATAAATCAGATAGGGTTAGGATAAAAGTGACCAATAATTTCACAGAAAATCCAATTACAAAAGACCAGATTGACCTAATTCCTAAATTGTCAAAATTAAAGGTTGGTAGCCAAGGAACAAACTTCTCTTCCACAAAGGAAGAATATGAAGAAGTTTTAAAGCTTTCAGATGAAACCAATGTAACCTTCAGTTCAACATGCGAAAGGTTCAGCAAATCTCAACTTGATCATTATTTTGTATTCTTACAGGAAATAATTAATCATTTTAGCTTGGAAAGCGATGATCAAAGAATTGTCTTTACCTGTAGAAAATACAGTTTAAACTTTACTGTTGGACAACGGTATTGTTGGAATATCTTTTTTACAGAACATGGTGTAAAATATGGCGTTATTTCAAAAGATAAATTTGATGATACGAGCAGTACTTTCGATGGAAGAAAACCTGTCCCCTTTTATACACGAGTTGAAAATACAGGTTTCACCAAAAAGGAAAAAGAAACAATACTAATAGCAGTAGCAGCAGAATTAAATCGGACTAAAAAGTCAAGCTTTAGAAAACATAATAATCTTGAATTTGAAAATGAAGCTTTCAAAAAATTGCAAAACAAACAATCAGAAATGAACATTCCACTTAATTTAATACTTTACGGTGCACCAGGTACAGGTAAAACATATAAGCTTAAGAATGAATTTTTTGAATTATTTACTGACCAACAGGGAACCCAAACCAGAGCTGAGTTTAACATTGAGATAACCAAAAATCTTGCATGGTGGGAGGTTATAAGCATCGTTTTGTTGGACGTGAAAAAAGCAAAAGTCATTGAAATTTTCAACCATCCATTACTACAAGCCAAAAATAGCATCTCTGAAAATAAAACACCAAAAAATACAATATGGTCTTGGCTTCAGCGACATACAAAAGATGAATGCTCTTATGTTAAATTTACTAAACGTGACTCCCCTCAGTTTTTATGGAAAGATGAAAAGGGGATTTGGACAATTGATGAAGAAATTGTTAAATCGGATACTCCTGATTTTTATGACATTTTAAAGGAATACCATGAGTTTAAACCAGTAACAAAAACAATTAAAAGATATCATTTCATTACTTTTCACCAGTCCTATAGTTATGAAGATTTCATTGAAGGAATAAAACCAAATGTATTCGACAATGAAGCTAATCCAGAGCAAGGAAAAACCGTTATCTATGAGATAAAAGATGGAATATTTAAGCAACTGGTTAAGAAAGCTCTAAATGACCCTGGAAATAACTATGCATTGTTTATTGATGAAATTAACCGGGGTAATATTGCTAATATTTTTGGTGAACTTATTACTCTCATAGAACAGGATAAAAGAGTTGGTGCTGACAATTATATACCGGCCCAACTACCTTATTCAGGAGAAGAATTTGGTGTGCCTCAAAATCTTTTTATCATTGGAACAATGAATACGGCCGATAGAAGTGTTGAGGCACTGGATACTGCTTTGCGAAGGAGATTTTCATTTATGGAGATAAATCCAGAACCAGAAAAACTAGCTCAAACAGAGTTTTTATGCAAGGATATTGATTTATCAAAGCTCCTTACTGCGATCAACTCTCGAATAGAAAAATTATTGGATAAGGACTACTGTATCGGGCATTCATATTTCATGACAATAAAAGACAGGCAAAATCCTTTAAGTGAACTAAAGGATGTGTTTCAAAATAAAATATTACCACTCCTTCAGGAATATTTCTATGGCGATTGGGGTAAAATAATGCTCGTTTTGGGTGAAAAGTTCGTTTTAAAAGCATCAGATGTCATCGAATTCAAAGCAACAGATAAATATGAGAATTTCGATGAGTATAATGAAAGACCTTCATATAGGTTTACCAGCTCATCGGACTGGACAATAGATACATTTAAAAGCATTTATGAGTAA
- a CDS encoding restriction endonuclease, with protein sequence MSKSWNTLQVFEHQTLMVDDDSRFKMTHFNILEKYGYRTKEKYYSVGNKRIKFSNYVGVIQVKNLTIEILPKADNLEINQRSKDKWHDALISMLNECKLIKLDAITNARLKLKSCSVLDLFYDHFLTETEKIIKQGLRKNYRTIEENLSKLKGKILFTNHIKKNSLHQEQFYVQHEIFDKDNFLNQILFKALNILYSISDNSTHHVRIKRLLLHFEEISDENITATWFDRIYYNRNTERYRQAIKLAKLIILRYSPDLKGGNENILAITFDMNALYENYVYRKLKVLEFNNKIPIDGVFAQNRKPFWESRGVRADILVKTQSGSFIIDTKWKILKDTKPSDDDLKQMLVYNVYYDSSLSILLYPKTTIESDVKKPFKHPYLSDKYCQIAFIDLFNNDGKLEKELGMRVYSELLMDEIQ encoded by the coding sequence ATGAGTAAATCTTGGAATACTTTACAGGTATTTGAGCACCAAACTCTTATGGTTGATGATGACTCCAGATTTAAAATGACTCATTTTAATATCCTGGAGAAATATGGATATAGGACTAAAGAGAAATATTATTCAGTTGGAAATAAAAGGATTAAGTTTTCTAATTATGTTGGAGTCATCCAGGTGAAAAACCTAACTATTGAGATTCTACCAAAAGCTGATAACTTAGAAATTAATCAAAGATCAAAAGACAAATGGCATGATGCTCTTATTTCAATGCTGAATGAATGTAAGCTTATTAAACTGGATGCCATAACCAATGCACGGTTGAAATTAAAATCTTGCTCTGTCTTAGATTTATTTTACGATCATTTTCTAACTGAAACTGAAAAAATTATTAAACAGGGATTACGAAAGAACTATCGAACTATCGAAGAGAACCTCAGTAAATTAAAAGGAAAGATTCTGTTCACAAATCATATTAAAAAGAACTCCCTTCATCAAGAACAATTTTATGTTCAACATGAAATATTTGATAAAGATAATTTCCTAAATCAGATATTATTCAAAGCTTTAAACATACTTTATTCAATTTCGGATAACTCAACCCATCATGTAAGAATTAAAAGACTCCTTTTGCACTTCGAAGAAATTTCTGATGAAAATATTACCGCCACATGGTTTGATAGAATTTACTATAATAGAAATACAGAACGTTATAGACAAGCCATCAAATTAGCCAAACTTATTATTCTAAGATACTCACCGGATTTAAAAGGAGGGAATGAAAACATACTGGCAATTACGTTTGACATGAATGCTTTATATGAAAACTATGTATATAGGAAATTAAAAGTTTTAGAATTCAATAATAAAATCCCAATCGATGGTGTTTTTGCTCAGAACAGAAAACCATTTTGGGAAAGCAGGGGTGTTAGGGCTGATATATTAGTAAAGACTCAAAGTGGAAGCTTCATTATTGATACAAAATGGAAAATACTCAAGGACACAAAACCATCGGATGATGATTTAAAACAGATGTTGGTTTATAATGTTTACTATGATTCAAGCCTTAGCATTTTATTGTATCCCAAAACTACAATTGAAAGTGATGTTAAGAAACCATTCAAACATCCTTACCTAAGTGATAAATATTGCCAAATTGCTTTCATAGATTTATTTAATAATGATGGCAAACTTGAAAAGGAACTAGGTATGAGAGTGTATTCTGAATTGCTTATGGATGAAATTCAATAA